One stretch of Gadus macrocephalus chromosome 12, ASM3116895v1 DNA includes these proteins:
- the ddah1 gene encoding N(G),N(G)-dimethylarginine dimethylaminohydrolase 1 isoform X3, translating to MQPWFAVTPRSLPDPEHRAGGTRKTPEATNVSRRIRLLTNQMMADRPPMYCRVDATVPILRIWRDEGAELWKDFRLYRRAMNSLQRLLDRGQDHGWGNQFEILIYTYWLANGLSYRVVSSVFSVPKATVHRVIHRVAQSIWNNLNRVNSFPQAYEELKAVGQGFADLSGTPAFANVVGAIDGTHIRIKPPQLHQLNYLNYNNFYSINMQAICDAKGTFLDIFVGYPGSVHDKRVMKNSYFYLTARYPPPGYMLLGDGGYPCLQTPVCLLTPYKEPVIGRVQQRFNYRQSKAGSVIERAFGMMKTWWRSTLFRALEVKPTFAPQVIASCAFLHNVCLNNGDTLDPDEDIARDDLDPHPPQEQIGLNETPGFDIRDSLAAQVSYEF from the exons AAAGACACCGGAGGCGACGAATGTATCACGACGCATACGTCTGCTGACTAATCAAATGATG GCGGATCGTCCACCTATGTATTGCAGGGTGGATGCGACTGTGCCCATCCTGCGGATATGGCGCGATGAGGGGGCTGAACTGTGGAAAGACTTTCGCCTGTACAGACGTGCCATGAACAGCCTGCAGAGGCTCCTGGACAGGGGGCAAGATCATGGTTGGGGGAATCAATTTGAAATCCTGATCTACACATATTGGCTTGCCAATGGATTGTCATACCGGGTGGTATCCAGTGTGTTCAGTGTACCGAAGGCAACTGTGCACAGAGTTATACACCGGGTGGCACAAAGTATCTGGAACAATTTGAACAGGGTGAACTCCTTCCCACAGGCCTATGAGGAGCTGAAAGCAGTAGGGCAAGGGTTTGCTGATCTATCAGGGACCCCTGCTTTTGCAAATGTTGTCGGGGCGATCGATGGAACCCATATTCGGATCAAGCCACCACAACTACATCAATTAAACTATCTAAATTACAACAACTTTTATTCAATTAACATGCAGGCCATATGCGATGCAAAGGGGACATTTTTGGACATTTTTGTGGGCTACCCAGGGTCTGTCCATGACAAAAGGGTAATGAaaaacagttatttttatttgactgcCAGGTATCCACCGCCAGGTTACATGCTTTTAGGTGATGGTGGGTACCCCTGCCTCCAGACGCCCGTATGTCTGTTGACTCCCTATAAAGAGCCGGTGATTGGGCGGGTGCAGCAGCGCTTTAATTACCGCCAATCCAAGGCGGGTTCTGTGATAGAGCGGGCCTTCGGGATGATGAAGACATGGTGGAGGTCAACCCTTTTCCGGGCACTAGAAGTCAAGCCTACCTTTGCCCCCCAGGTCATTGCTTCCTGTGCCTTCTTGCACAATGTTTGCTTAAATAATGGAGACACACTGGATCCTGATGAAGACATTGCCAGGGATGACCTTGACCCCCATCCCCCTCAAGAACAAATTGGACTCAATGAAACACCAGGATTTGATATCCGAGACTCACTGGCTGCCCAAGTCTCATATgaattttaa
- the ddah1 gene encoding N(G),N(G)-dimethylarginine dimethylaminohydrolase 1 isoform X4, with the protein MWKHRETARRQGQTTRCERKTPEATNVSRRIRLLTNQMMADRPPMYCRVDATVPILRIWRDEGAELWKDFRLYRRAMNSLQRLLDRGQDHGWGNQFEILIYTYWLANGLSYRVVSSVFSVPKATVHRVIHRVAQSIWNNLNRVNSFPQAYEELKAVGQGFADLSGTPAFANVVGAIDGTHIRIKPPQLHQLNYLNYNNFYSINMQAICDAKGTFLDIFVGYPGSVHDKRVMKNSYFYLTARYPPPGYMLLGDGGYPCLQTPVCLLTPYKEPVIGRVQQRFNYRQSKAGSVIERAFGMMKTWWRSTLFRALEVKPTFAPQVIASCAFLHNVCLNNGDTLDPDEDIARDDLDPHPPQEQIGLNETPGFDIRDSLAAQVSYEF; encoded by the exons AtgtggaaacacagagagactgcgAGACGCCAAGGCCAAACTACAAGGTGcgaaag AAAGACACCGGAGGCGACGAATGTATCACGACGCATACGTCTGCTGACTAATCAAATGATG GCGGATCGTCCACCTATGTATTGCAGGGTGGATGCGACTGTGCCCATCCTGCGGATATGGCGCGATGAGGGGGCTGAACTGTGGAAAGACTTTCGCCTGTACAGACGTGCCATGAACAGCCTGCAGAGGCTCCTGGACAGGGGGCAAGATCATGGTTGGGGGAATCAATTTGAAATCCTGATCTACACATATTGGCTTGCCAATGGATTGTCATACCGGGTGGTATCCAGTGTGTTCAGTGTACCGAAGGCAACTGTGCACAGAGTTATACACCGGGTGGCACAAAGTATCTGGAACAATTTGAACAGGGTGAACTCCTTCCCACAGGCCTATGAGGAGCTGAAAGCAGTAGGGCAAGGGTTTGCTGATCTATCAGGGACCCCTGCTTTTGCAAATGTTGTCGGGGCGATCGATGGAACCCATATTCGGATCAAGCCACCACAACTACATCAATTAAACTATCTAAATTACAACAACTTTTATTCAATTAACATGCAGGCCATATGCGATGCAAAGGGGACATTTTTGGACATTTTTGTGGGCTACCCAGGGTCTGTCCATGACAAAAGGGTAATGAaaaacagttatttttatttgactgcCAGGTATCCACCGCCAGGTTACATGCTTTTAGGTGATGGTGGGTACCCCTGCCTCCAGACGCCCGTATGTCTGTTGACTCCCTATAAAGAGCCGGTGATTGGGCGGGTGCAGCAGCGCTTTAATTACCGCCAATCCAAGGCGGGTTCTGTGATAGAGCGGGCCTTCGGGATGATGAAGACATGGTGGAGGTCAACCCTTTTCCGGGCACTAGAAGTCAAGCCTACCTTTGCCCCCCAGGTCATTGCTTCCTGTGCCTTCTTGCACAATGTTTGCTTAAATAATGGAGACACACTGGATCCTGATGAAGACATTGCCAGGGATGACCTTGACCCCCATCCCCCTCAAGAACAAATTGGACTCAATGAAACACCAGGATTTGATATCCGAGACTCACTGGCTGCCCAAGTCTCATATgaattttaa
- the ddah1 gene encoding N(G),N(G)-dimethylarginine dimethylaminohydrolase 1 isoform X2, translating to MQPWFAVTPRSLPDPEHRAGGTRGKIAVGSEGWSCGEYVETQRDCETPRPNYKVRKTPEATNVSRRIRLLTNQMMADRPPMYCRVDATVPILRIWRDEGAELWKDFRLYRRAMNSLQRLLDRGQDHGWGNQFEILIYTYWLANGLSYRVVSSVFSVPKATVHRVIHRVAQSIWNNLNRVNSFPQAYEELKAVGQGFADLSGTPAFANVVGAIDGTHIRIKPPQLHQLNYLNYNNFYSINMQAICDAKGTFLDIFVGYPGSVHDKRVMKNSYFYLTARYPPPGYMLLGDGGYPCLQTPVCLLTPYKEPVIGRVQQRFNYRQSKAGSVIERAFGMMKTWWRSTLFRALEVKPTFAPQVIASCAFLHNVCLNNGDTLDPDEDIARDDLDPHPPQEQIGLNETPGFDIRDSLAAQVSYEF from the exons GGGAAAAATTGCAGTTGGTTCAGAGGGATGGAGCTGTGGAGAATAtgtggaaacacagagagactgcgAGACGCCAAGGCCAAACTACAAGGTGcgaaag ACACCGGAGGCGACGAATGTATCACGACGCATACGTCTGCTGACTAATCAAATGATG GCGGATCGTCCACCTATGTATTGCAGGGTGGATGCGACTGTGCCCATCCTGCGGATATGGCGCGATGAGGGGGCTGAACTGTGGAAAGACTTTCGCCTGTACAGACGTGCCATGAACAGCCTGCAGAGGCTCCTGGACAGGGGGCAAGATCATGGTTGGGGGAATCAATTTGAAATCCTGATCTACACATATTGGCTTGCCAATGGATTGTCATACCGGGTGGTATCCAGTGTGTTCAGTGTACCGAAGGCAACTGTGCACAGAGTTATACACCGGGTGGCACAAAGTATCTGGAACAATTTGAACAGGGTGAACTCCTTCCCACAGGCCTATGAGGAGCTGAAAGCAGTAGGGCAAGGGTTTGCTGATCTATCAGGGACCCCTGCTTTTGCAAATGTTGTCGGGGCGATCGATGGAACCCATATTCGGATCAAGCCACCACAACTACATCAATTAAACTATCTAAATTACAACAACTTTTATTCAATTAACATGCAGGCCATATGCGATGCAAAGGGGACATTTTTGGACATTTTTGTGGGCTACCCAGGGTCTGTCCATGACAAAAGGGTAATGAaaaacagttatttttatttgactgcCAGGTATCCACCGCCAGGTTACATGCTTTTAGGTGATGGTGGGTACCCCTGCCTCCAGACGCCCGTATGTCTGTTGACTCCCTATAAAGAGCCGGTGATTGGGCGGGTGCAGCAGCGCTTTAATTACCGCCAATCCAAGGCGGGTTCTGTGATAGAGCGGGCCTTCGGGATGATGAAGACATGGTGGAGGTCAACCCTTTTCCGGGCACTAGAAGTCAAGCCTACCTTTGCCCCCCAGGTCATTGCTTCCTGTGCCTTCTTGCACAATGTTTGCTTAAATAATGGAGACACACTGGATCCTGATGAAGACATTGCCAGGGATGACCTTGACCCCCATCCCCCTCAAGAACAAATTGGACTCAATGAAACACCAGGATTTGATATCCGAGACTCACTGGCTGCCCAAGTCTCATATgaattttaa
- the ddah1 gene encoding N(G),N(G)-dimethylarginine dimethylaminohydrolase 1 isoform X5, whose product MMADRPPMYCRVDATVPILRIWRDEGAELWKDFRLYRRAMNSLQRLLDRGQDHGWGNQFEILIYTYWLANGLSYRVVSSVFSVPKATVHRVIHRVAQSIWNNLNRVNSFPQAYEELKAVGQGFADLSGTPAFANVVGAIDGTHIRIKPPQLHQLNYLNYNNFYSINMQAICDAKGTFLDIFVGYPGSVHDKRVMKNSYFYLTARYPPPGYMLLGDGGYPCLQTPVCLLTPYKEPVIGRVQQRFNYRQSKAGSVIERAFGMMKTWWRSTLFRALEVKPTFAPQVIASCAFLHNVCLNNGDTLDPDEDIARDDLDPHPPQEQIGLNETPGFDIRDSLAAQVSYEF is encoded by the exons ATGATG GCGGATCGTCCACCTATGTATTGCAGGGTGGATGCGACTGTGCCCATCCTGCGGATATGGCGCGATGAGGGGGCTGAACTGTGGAAAGACTTTCGCCTGTACAGACGTGCCATGAACAGCCTGCAGAGGCTCCTGGACAGGGGGCAAGATCATGGTTGGGGGAATCAATTTGAAATCCTGATCTACACATATTGGCTTGCCAATGGATTGTCATACCGGGTGGTATCCAGTGTGTTCAGTGTACCGAAGGCAACTGTGCACAGAGTTATACACCGGGTGGCACAAAGTATCTGGAACAATTTGAACAGGGTGAACTCCTTCCCACAGGCCTATGAGGAGCTGAAAGCAGTAGGGCAAGGGTTTGCTGATCTATCAGGGACCCCTGCTTTTGCAAATGTTGTCGGGGCGATCGATGGAACCCATATTCGGATCAAGCCACCACAACTACATCAATTAAACTATCTAAATTACAACAACTTTTATTCAATTAACATGCAGGCCATATGCGATGCAAAGGGGACATTTTTGGACATTTTTGTGGGCTACCCAGGGTCTGTCCATGACAAAAGGGTAATGAaaaacagttatttttatttgactgcCAGGTATCCACCGCCAGGTTACATGCTTTTAGGTGATGGTGGGTACCCCTGCCTCCAGACGCCCGTATGTCTGTTGACTCCCTATAAAGAGCCGGTGATTGGGCGGGTGCAGCAGCGCTTTAATTACCGCCAATCCAAGGCGGGTTCTGTGATAGAGCGGGCCTTCGGGATGATGAAGACATGGTGGAGGTCAACCCTTTTCCGGGCACTAGAAGTCAAGCCTACCTTTGCCCCCCAGGTCATTGCTTCCTGTGCCTTCTTGCACAATGTTTGCTTAAATAATGGAGACACACTGGATCCTGATGAAGACATTGCCAGGGATGACCTTGACCCCCATCCCCCTCAAGAACAAATTGGACTCAATGAAACACCAGGATTTGATATCCGAGACTCACTGGCTGCCCAAGTCTCATATgaattttaa